The genomic interval GTGATCTCCGGCTGCCAGAAGCACACGGGACTGACCTGATTGACATGGCACCAGATGTACCGGTGCTGATCATGACCAGTTATGCCAGTATGAAATCCGCCGTGGATGCCATGAAAATGGGAGCGGTCGATTACATCGCCAAACCCTTCGACCATGATGAAATGATTCGTACTGTTGAACGGATCGTAAAAAAAGATCACCGCGATACCGCTCAGGTCAAGGAATCCTCAAACGACAGTAACAGCTCCAAAATAACCGGCCTGGGCGAAATGGTCGGCTCCTGCCCGGCGATGAAAAAACTGTATACCCGTATTCTCAAAGTCGCCCCTGCCGACATAACGGTTCTGATACACGGGGAATCGGGAACCGGTAAAGAGCTGGCCGCCAAAGCCATTCACACCAACAGTACCCGTGCCGATGCACCTTTAGTCAGCGTTAACTGCGCCGCCATTCCCGAGAGTCTGATCGAATCCGAACTGTTTGGTCACGAAAAAGGAGCATTTACCGGTGCCAGCGCAGCCCGTCAGGGACTCGTGGAAGCCGCCGAAGATGGCACCCTGTTTCTGGATGAAATTGGTGAGCTGCCCATGGAAGCCCAGGCCAGATTGCTGCGGGTGCTGCAGGAAAACGAAGTTCGGCGGGTGGGATCGGTCCATGCTAAAAAAGTGAATGTCCGGCTGGTGGCGGCAACACACCGTAATCTGCGGCAACTGGTGAAAGAAGGGCGTTTCCGTGAAGATTTGTACTACCGGTTACAGGTGATTGAAATCACCCTGCCACCGTTGCGGGAACGGGGCAAGGATATTCTGGAAATCGGCAGAAGCCTGCTGATCAAACACAAAGAGCGGTTGAAACTGAACCAGGACATTCATTTTTCCAAAAAAGCCGAAGAAGCCATGGCAATGTATTCGTGGCCAGGCAATGTTCGGGAACTGGAAAACGCAGTACAGCGGGCGCTGATTCTGGCAGAGACCAATGAAATCAATGTCGAACTATTGGGTATAGATGAAGACGATTTCCATATTCCGGAAACCCTTGTAAATGTCTCGGCCCGAGTACCATCAACCCCGGTTATGGAAAGCCAGCCAGAGGAATCCCCAGACAGCGGCTTTGAAGACTTATCGCTGGAAGACTATTTTCAGCACTTTGTCATTGAGCATCAGGAATCCATGAGCGAAACGGAGCTGGCCCAAAAATTGGGAATCAGCCGCAAATGTTTGTGGGAACGACGCCAACGCCTGGGTATCCCACGTCCCAAGAAAGGCACAGCCAGTCTGCCGGCTCAACAACAGGCGGGAAACGGCTGATTCTTAAAAACCGTCAACAGCCTGAATACCTCATCATCGGTCTGATACTCTGTTTGAATTGAACTGTTTTTGTTGCCGGGCAGAGTTACCTGAGCTCCTTTATTCCCCCTTCTATGGCCTCTCCTGATACCGGTTGGTGCTTTCACTGACCTGTATCAACTATTCAGAACTGCATCAAAATTAATCAGCGCTGAACATTCAGTCAATATTTTCGAGATTTGTTACCTGTATCCCCGAATTTGTTACCCTTTTACCCGTCTTTACGTAACACATTAGAATTTATGCCAGATTAAAAACTCAATATTTTTGTAACTTATTGATTTATAAAGTTTTTTTGTTTTTGGCACGGCTACTGCTATTGTCTTGGCGCAACAATGATAAACAAAGCCGGAAAACAAAAATAAAATCGGCCAGGAATAAAACATAGGCGCCCGTCACAAAAACAAGAATAAGGGCGCGCGTTTTTATTAAGATCCCCTCCTCTGATTATTTTCTCCACATTCTCAAATCACTACATTCTGTCTTCATACAAAATTTTATTTTTATTCTCTTTGGTACCAATTATTTCCCCTGCCCTATATCTAACTGCAAATGTCCTGCAGAAAAATCTGCAACTCATAAACAGCAGCAAATAAAAGCTATTCGACCCCCTAAAATGAACTGTTACGCAGTCAGGGAAAAACAGTAACAGGGATGGCACACAAGGTAACGAATCATCCTGACAGTCTCTGTACAAAAAATGTTCAAACATCCATAACTATATGTTTTAAAAGGATTTTTATTTTCTGGCACACCTTCTGCTCTCTATAAGACATACAGGAAACGTTCTCTATCCAAAAACAAAAAGAACAGCAGAACAAGTACTGGGGAGCTTCGCCTAAAAATAAAAATAAGAAGCTATGGACGCTGCTTAACAACAAGAATAATAAGCAGATGGGTCGCACTAGATACTGCTAAAAAGCCGACGAAAGTCGGCTTTGTCGTATTTGCATGACTGTATTTGAATAAACGCATTCCAAAAGTTCAATCTACTACGTTACACTTCTGCATGGATTAAGCTACGGAATTCACATTCTTGATTGACAGACTACTGAAAATATTTACCCGACCTGAGCCAAAGCTAGCGCTTGTCAGCGTACCCAGGGACCAACACACGATCTCCAGAAAAGATATCAGTCCAAATGCCCTTAAGGTTCTGTATCGGCTGAAAAACTCCGGCCATCAGGCTTATCTGGTGGGAGGCTGTGTCCGGGATCTGATGCTCGACAAAAAACCCAAGGACTTTGATGTCGCCACCGACGCCACGCCTGAAGAGGTTAAAATCCTGTTTAAAAACTCACGGGTGATCGGCAGGCGCTTCAAAATCGTCCATGTATCATTTGGCCGGGAAATTATTGAGGTAACCACCTTCCGGGCAGGCCACGATAGCGCAGAAAACCAGGAAGAACTTCATCCCAAACATGCAGTAGCCGCCAAGAGCGAACATGGCATGCTGGTACGTGACAATGTCTACGGCACCATGGAAGAAGACGCCCTGCGTCGGGATTTCACCGTTAATGCCTTTTATTACAGTGTCGAGGATTTTTCCCTCAAAGTGTTTAATCAGGGCATCACGGACATTCAATCCAAAACCTTGAGAATCATCGGCAACCCTGAAACCCGTTATCGCGAAGACCCCGTCAGAATGTTACGGGCGGCCCGGTTTGCTGCAAAACTGGAGTTTGAACTTGAACCTCAGACTGCCAGTAAAATCCCTGCTTTATCAGAGCTGCTACATAATGTGGCACCGGCACGGCTGTTTGATGAAACCCTGAAACTGTTCGTATCCGGCCATGCACTGGCTTCATTCCGAAAACTTGGGGAGCTTGGGCTGCTCAAAGCTCTGCTACCGGCAACAGAACTAAGTTTGCAACAGGATGAATCCGGTTTTTATACGCGCTTCATCGAGCATGCTCTGCTCAATACCGACCGACGGGTACTGCAGAGTAAACCCGTCACACCGGCCTTTTTATATGCCGCACTATTGTGGCCAGCCGTGAATGAGCAGTATCAACAACTCAAAAACACTGGCACACCTCCTTCGGTGGCTCTGCACAAAGCCAGCCAGCACGTCATCGGAGAACAAAACAAAACCACCGCCATTCCCAAGCGATTCTCGATTCCCATGCGTGAAATCTGGGAATTACAGTTACGGCTCCCCCGGAAACAGAGAGCCAGAGCACTGGCAGTGCTCGAACACCCCAGGTTTCGGGCGGCATACGATTTTCTGTTATTAAGAGAAGAAGCGGGAGAAACCACCGACGGTCTTGGTCAATGGTGGACAGAGTTTCAGCAATCCGACCCTGCAGCACAGGACATCATCAGCCAGAAACAGGTACCCATCAGAAAAGAACCCGGTAACAGCCGGCCACCCCGTCACCGCCGCAAGAGACCATCTTTCTGAATCCTGCCATGATGACCACCTGTTACATTGCATTGGGCAGCAACCTGGATGATCCAGCTGCCCAGATTGAAACTGCCTTTCAGGAACTGGACGCTACCGGGCACACTCGGCTGGAGGCTCGTTCCTCGCTATGGTCATCCAAACCACTCGGGCCCCAGGACCAACCGGATTACGTCAATGCCGTTTGTCAGATCAGTACCAGCCTTATGCCCGCACCCTTATTGGACTGGTTGCAAAGCATCGAGCGAACCCATCATCGCATCAAAACCCGACACTGGGGTGAGCGGACTCTGGATCTGGATATTCTTATTTATGGTGACCAGCAGATTCAGACAGAACGATTGACGATTCCTCATCCACAAATGACGTTGCGTAATTTTGTACTGTTACCGCTGGCAGAGATTGCTCCACAACTGATCATTGCCGGCGAGCCCGTCAGCAACCGAGCTGATTCGATCGATCAGGCGGGTATTTTCCGAATTAAATGATCCCCGACAGCTGCGCGCGCATTGACATCAGCGGGCGAGCTGACAACATAGGCGCTTTTTTAAAACCCGGGCAATTCCATGAAGAAACAGACGCTCACATCCCTCAACAAACTTGTGGCGGAAGGCGGTAAATTCACCTGTTTGACGTCTTATGACGCCACCATGGCCAGCCTGATCAACGCCGCCGGCGTGGAAAGTATTCTGGTTGGAGATTCTCTGGGCATGGTCATTCAGGGACACCAATCTACGCTGCCGGTCACCGTAGACGATATCATCTACCACACTCAGGCTGTTGCTCGTGCCAATTCAACGGCTTTCATTCTGAGCGACCTGCCGTTCATGTCTTATCAGAACACTGAGACTGCCTTGATCAATAGTGGCAAAGTGATGCAGGCCGGTGCTGAAATGATCAAACTGGAAGGTGGTGAATGGCTGACAGAAACGGTCTTCAGACTGGCTCAGAATGGCGTACCTACCTGCATACATATGGGCCTGACACCACAATCCGTCAATAAATTCGGTGGTTACCGGGTCCAGGGCCGGGGCGAAGATGCCAGCACCAGAATGCTTAATGATGCCAAAGCCATTGAAGAGGCGGGTGCGGATTTCCTGTTATTGGAATGCGTCCCCAGACCGCTGGCTCAGGCGATCACCGCACAGGCAGGCATTCCCGTCATCGGCATTGGTGCCGGACCGGATACTGATGCACAGGTACTGGTCAGCGCCGATATGTTGGGCATGAACCTTGGTCACAAAGCCAGATTTGTGAAAGATTACGTAGCTCTGACCGGCCACTTCGTGCCTGCCATCGAGTTATTCGTAAAAGAAGTCAAAGAAGGCCTTTATCCCGCTCCTGAACATTGGTTTGAATCATGAAAACAGTTGCCTCCATTACCGAACTGAGAGCACTCATTCGGGAATTTAAACGAGCCCACAAAACCATTGCGTTTGTCCCCACCATGGGAAACCTGCATTCCGGCCATATGCGGCTGGTCAAAACGGCAAGAGAAAAAGCCGATATCGTGGTCAGCTCGATCTTCGTCAACCCAACCCAGTTCGGTGAAAACGAAGACCTTGATGCCTACCCACGCACGCTCGAAGAAGACAAAAAGAAACTGATTGCTGAAGGCTGCGACCTGCTGTTTACCCCGAACAGCAAAGAAATGTATCCCTCCCCGGATCTCGTCCGGGTTATCACCAATCACATTTCCACCCTTCATTGCGGTGCTTCACGACCCATTCACTTTAATGGAGTCACCACCGTCGTTGCCAAATTCTTCAATCTGGTACAGCCCGACTATGCTGTCTTCGGACTGAAAGATTTTCAGCAGTTCACAATCATCAAAATGATGGTGGAAGAGCTGATGATGCCCATAGAAATGGTAGGGGTGGATACCGGACGTGCCGATGATGGACTGGCTCACAGCTCCCGTAACAATTATCTGACTGCTGATGAGCGCGAAGTTGCCCCGACGCTCTACCAAGTACTGCAGGATACCCGAAAAGCCATTTTAACCGGCGAACTGGATTGGTCGACCCTGATCAAACAGGCCAAGGTGCGACTGTCTGCGGCAGGCATGACACCAGACTATTTCAGCATCTGCCGGCAACATGACCTTGAACCGGCAAATACCGATGACCCTGATCTGGTGATTCTGGCCGCAGCTTATCTTGGCAAAGCCCGGTTGATCGACAACATTCACTTCAGCCAAAACAACATGCAGATAGCAGAAGAATAGATACAAATCTGTGACGGAAAGATCAATTGGCTTTGAAATGCAAATTGGTTCATACTCCGCCGCGCGTGATTTTGACAACCGCATGACCGGGCAGTGACAGTTCAATGATACTGACCGGTTGTGGGTTCATAAATTGCTGAGGGCGATAACGAAGGACCCGGGCAAACCATCACGGAGAACATGCGACAACGCCCCTGCTGTAACCTGACAA from Gynuella sunshinyii YC6258 carries:
- a CDS encoding sigma-54-dependent transcriptional regulator, whose translation is MSHILVVEDEIIIRGALRRLLERHDYRVTEAGSVHEATQYPLNSFDLIISDLRLPEAHGTDLIDMAPDVPVLIMTSYASMKSAVDAMKMGAVDYIAKPFDHDEMIRTVERIVKKDHRDTAQVKESSNDSNSSKITGLGEMVGSCPAMKKLYTRILKVAPADITVLIHGESGTGKELAAKAIHTNSTRADAPLVSVNCAAIPESLIESELFGHEKGAFTGASAARQGLVEAAEDGTLFLDEIGELPMEAQARLLRVLQENEVRRVGSVHAKKVNVRLVAATHRNLRQLVKEGRFREDLYYRLQVIEITLPPLRERGKDILEIGRSLLIKHKERLKLNQDIHFSKKAEEAMAMYSWPGNVRELENAVQRALILAETNEINVELLGIDEDDFHIPETLVNVSARVPSTPVMESQPEESPDSGFEDLSLEDYFQHFVIEHQESMSETELAQKLGISRKCLWERRQRLGIPRPKKGTASLPAQQQAGNG
- the pcnB gene encoding polynucleotide adenylyltransferase PcnB, with the translated sequence MIDRLLKIFTRPEPKLALVSVPRDQHTISRKDISPNALKVLYRLKNSGHQAYLVGGCVRDLMLDKKPKDFDVATDATPEEVKILFKNSRVIGRRFKIVHVSFGREIIEVTTFRAGHDSAENQEELHPKHAVAAKSEHGMLVRDNVYGTMEEDALRRDFTVNAFYYSVEDFSLKVFNQGITDIQSKTLRIIGNPETRYREDPVRMLRAARFAAKLEFELEPQTASKIPALSELLHNVAPARLFDETLKLFVSGHALASFRKLGELGLLKALLPATELSLQQDESGFYTRFIEHALLNTDRRVLQSKPVTPAFLYAALLWPAVNEQYQQLKNTGTPPSVALHKASQHVIGEQNKTTAIPKRFSIPMREIWELQLRLPRKQRARALAVLEHPRFRAAYDFLLLREEAGETTDGLGQWWTEFQQSDPAAQDIISQKQVPIRKEPGNSRPPRHRRKRPSF
- the folK gene encoding 2-amino-4-hydroxy-6-hydroxymethyldihydropteridine diphosphokinase; translation: MMTTCYIALGSNLDDPAAQIETAFQELDATGHTRLEARSSLWSSKPLGPQDQPDYVNAVCQISTSLMPAPLLDWLQSIERTHHRIKTRHWGERTLDLDILIYGDQQIQTERLTIPHPQMTLRNFVLLPLAEIAPQLIIAGEPVSNRADSIDQAGIFRIK
- the panB gene encoding 3-methyl-2-oxobutanoate hydroxymethyltransferase, whose protein sequence is MKKQTLTSLNKLVAEGGKFTCLTSYDATMASLINAAGVESILVGDSLGMVIQGHQSTLPVTVDDIIYHTQAVARANSTAFILSDLPFMSYQNTETALINSGKVMQAGAEMIKLEGGEWLTETVFRLAQNGVPTCIHMGLTPQSVNKFGGYRVQGRGEDASTRMLNDAKAIEEAGADFLLLECVPRPLAQAITAQAGIPVIGIGAGPDTDAQVLVSADMLGMNLGHKARFVKDYVALTGHFVPAIELFVKEVKEGLYPAPEHWFES
- the panC gene encoding pantoate--beta-alanine ligase, coding for MKTVASITELRALIREFKRAHKTIAFVPTMGNLHSGHMRLVKTAREKADIVVSSIFVNPTQFGENEDLDAYPRTLEEDKKKLIAEGCDLLFTPNSKEMYPSPDLVRVITNHISTLHCGASRPIHFNGVTTVVAKFFNLVQPDYAVFGLKDFQQFTIIKMMVEELMMPIEMVGVDTGRADDGLAHSSRNNYLTADEREVAPTLYQVLQDTRKAILTGELDWSTLIKQAKVRLSAAGMTPDYFSICRQHDLEPANTDDPDLVILAAAYLGKARLIDNIHFSQNNMQIAEE